A genomic stretch from Malus domestica chromosome 15, GDT2T_hap1 includes:
- the LOC103426478 gene encoding uncharacterized protein isoform X4: MSFLPKERLQENTVYNLGSAFDSTLISNMNIGYNPALCNPEAKITLSQSELHRRWYYHFSADFDSTLQKGTGTLFGTELEVTMWWKIWVHNYKERKRGWVQSFSLSISFLSQFASLVVGVRLPPQGLIILGLNSKVRVWGNKGAGCARRVQDVRVGCRGFRGGRGWGAPVNCGAAQLFLYKMSFIPALIHLNPVISCLFLF; encoded by the exons aTGAGCTTCCTGCCAAAAGAGAG GTTGCAGGAAAATACGGTGTATAATCTTGGGAGTGCTTTCGATTCTACTCTCATCTCTAATATGAATATAGGTTACAACCCTGCCCTGTGTAATCCAGAAGCTAAAATCACACTCTCTCAATCTGAACTTCATCGTAGAT gGTACTACCATTTTTCTGCTGACTTTGATTCCACACTTCAGAAAG GTACTGGGACGTTGTTTGGAACAGAGTTGGAGGTGACGATGTGGTGGAAAA TTTGGGTGCACAATTacaaggagagaaagagagggtggGTGCAGtcattttctctttctatatCTTTCCTTTCCCAATTTGCGTCTCTGGTTGTTGGCGTTCGTCTTCCTCCTCAAG gtTTGATTATATTGGGGTTGAATTCTAAAGTGAGGGTGTGGGGGAATAAGGGTGCAGGATGTGCGCGTAGGGTGCAGGATGTGCGCGTAGGGTGCAGGGGTTTCAGGGGTGGTAGGGGGTGGGGTGCGCCTGTGAATTGCGGAGCTGCTCAGCTCTTCCTCTATAAGATGAGTTTCATCCCTGCCTTAATTCACTTAAATCCTGTGATTTCATGCCTTTTTTTGTTCTGA
- the LOC103426478 gene encoding uncharacterized protein isoform X1, translating into MYDNLDMIGFFPALSFFLPKECSIDFSSSNQGLVSGLRGGSKMGMVLRERGMAETEVMELGVGIPKIKGCCQWVLISAMSMIGMLQENTVYNLGSAFDSTLISNMNIGYNPALCNPEAKITLSQSELHRRWYYHFSADFDSTLQKGTGTLFGTELEVTMWWKIWVHNYKERKRGWVQSFSLSISFLSQFASLVVGVRLPPQGLIILGLNSKVRVWGNKGAGCARRVQDVRVGCRGFRGGRGWGAPVNCGAAQLFLYKMSFIPALIHLNPVISCLFLF; encoded by the exons ATGTACGACAACTTGGATATGATAGG CTTCTTTCCAGCCTTGAGCTTCTTCTTGCCAAAAGAGTGTTCGATTGATTTTTCCTCCTCAAATCAAGGGTTGGTGTCGGGATTGAGGGGTGGGTCCAAAATGGGTATGGTTCTGAGGGAAAGAGGGATGGCAGAGACAGAGGTCATGGAGTTGGGCGTGGGAATTCCAAAAATCAAGGGCTGCTGTCAGTGGGTGTTAATATCAGCAATGAGCATGATTGGGAT GTTGCAGGAAAATACGGTGTATAATCTTGGGAGTGCTTTCGATTCTACTCTCATCTCTAATATGAATATAGGTTACAACCCTGCCCTGTGTAATCCAGAAGCTAAAATCACACTCTCTCAATCTGAACTTCATCGTAGAT gGTACTACCATTTTTCTGCTGACTTTGATTCCACACTTCAGAAAG GTACTGGGACGTTGTTTGGAACAGAGTTGGAGGTGACGATGTGGTGGAAAA TTTGGGTGCACAATTacaaggagagaaagagagggtggGTGCAGtcattttctctttctatatCTTTCCTTTCCCAATTTGCGTCTCTGGTTGTTGGCGTTCGTCTTCCTCCTCAAG gtTTGATTATATTGGGGTTGAATTCTAAAGTGAGGGTGTGGGGGAATAAGGGTGCAGGATGTGCGCGTAGGGTGCAGGATGTGCGCGTAGGGTGCAGGGGTTTCAGGGGTGGTAGGGGGTGGGGTGCGCCTGTGAATTGCGGAGCTGCTCAGCTCTTCCTCTATAAGATGAGTTTCATCCCTGCCTTAATTCACTTAAATCCTGTGATTTCATGCCTTTTTTTGTTCTGA
- the LOC103426478 gene encoding uncharacterized protein isoform X2 has product MYDNLDMIGFFPALSFFLPKECSIDFSSSNQGLVSGLRGGSKMGMVLRERGMAETEVMELGVGIPKIKGCCQWVLISAMSMIGMLQENTVYNLGSAFDSTLISNMNIGYYHFSADFDSTLQKGTGTLFGTELEVTMWWKIWVHNYKERKRGWVQSFSLSISFLSQFASLVVGVRLPPQGLIILGLNSKVRVWGNKGAGCARRVQDVRVGCRGFRGGRGWGAPVNCGAAQLFLYKMSFIPALIHLNPVISCLFLF; this is encoded by the exons ATGTACGACAACTTGGATATGATAGG CTTCTTTCCAGCCTTGAGCTTCTTCTTGCCAAAAGAGTGTTCGATTGATTTTTCCTCCTCAAATCAAGGGTTGGTGTCGGGATTGAGGGGTGGGTCCAAAATGGGTATGGTTCTGAGGGAAAGAGGGATGGCAGAGACAGAGGTCATGGAGTTGGGCGTGGGAATTCCAAAAATCAAGGGCTGCTGTCAGTGGGTGTTAATATCAGCAATGAGCATGATTGGGAT GTTGCAGGAAAATACGGTGTATAATCTTGGGAGTGCTTTCGATTCTACTCTCATCTCTAATATGAATATAG gGTACTACCATTTTTCTGCTGACTTTGATTCCACACTTCAGAAAG GTACTGGGACGTTGTTTGGAACAGAGTTGGAGGTGACGATGTGGTGGAAAA TTTGGGTGCACAATTacaaggagagaaagagagggtggGTGCAGtcattttctctttctatatCTTTCCTTTCCCAATTTGCGTCTCTGGTTGTTGGCGTTCGTCTTCCTCCTCAAG gtTTGATTATATTGGGGTTGAATTCTAAAGTGAGGGTGTGGGGGAATAAGGGTGCAGGATGTGCGCGTAGGGTGCAGGATGTGCGCGTAGGGTGCAGGGGTTTCAGGGGTGGTAGGGGGTGGGGTGCGCCTGTGAATTGCGGAGCTGCTCAGCTCTTCCTCTATAAGATGAGTTTCATCCCTGCCTTAATTCACTTAAATCCTGTGATTTCATGCCTTTTTTTGTTCTGA
- the LOC103445995 gene encoding uncharacterized protein isoform X2 encodes MTSLPSEATHLSSPSSGFARLAHASIISKKLCFGIFCTFPSVFTFLSHKSLLLSLSNLDFSQRLSLISQLSLSLLRYPTTGCRLSLPICKVICYLQGPPSFIGHCAFRFLGLLYTSLEANYVQGCSRLCRCCTVLLAAHFYFV; translated from the exons ATGACTTCCTTACCCTCCGAGGCCACGCATTTATCCTCTCCGTCTTCTGGATTTGCCCGCCTTGCCCACGCGTCGATCATCAGTAAAAAGTTATGCTTTGgcattttctgcacttttccTTCCGTATTCACTTTTCTCTCTCACAAAAGTCTGCTTCTATCGCTCTCAAATCTCGATTTCTCTCAGCGTCTCTCACTCATCTCTCAGCTGTCTCTCTCACTCTTGAGGTACCCTACCACTGGATGTCGTTTGTCGTTGCCGATCTGCAA GGTGATTTGTTACCTCCAAGGTCCACCGTCGTTTATTG GTCACTGTGCTTTTCGTTTTTTGGGGCTTCTGTATACAAGCTTGGAAGCCAATTATGTTCAAG GTTGTTCTAGACTTTGTCGATGCTGCACAGTTCTCTTAGCAGCCCACTTCTATTTCGTATAG
- the LOC103441505 gene encoding xanthotoxin 5-hydroxylase CYP82C4-like has translation MDLSIQLTVISLFVSLIFLIRSFLKKKVQDSKSREAPEPAGGWPIIGHLHLLGGGDQLLYRTLGAMADKYGPAFNIRLGSRRAFVVSSWEVAKDCFTVNDRALASRPTTVAAKHMGYNYAVFGFAPYSPFWREMRKIATLELLSNRRLDMLRHVRTSELDMGIKELYSLWVQNGGLRPAVVELNHWLEELTLNVVVRMVAGKRYFGASAKCEDGDEARRCQKAIGQFFHLIGIFVVADALPFLWWLDLQGHEKAMKKTAKELDGILGGWLEEHRQRRGASHGEAEDEGGDEDFIDVMLSLEEEGQLSNFQYSSDTSIKSTCLALILGGSDTTAGTLTWAISLLLNNPDAMKMAQEELDLHVGTERQVEESDITNLVYLQAIIKETLRLYPAGPLLGPREALEDCTVAGYRVPAGTRLVVNVWKIQRDPRVWENPSAFVPERFLESHSHVDVRGQQFNLMPFGFGRRSCPGVSFAMQVLHLTLARLLHGFKIETASGQSVDLTESPGLTIPKATPLEVLLSPRLPSELYL, from the exons ATGGATCTTTCTATCCAATTAACAGTCATAAGTTTGTTCGTTTCCCTCATTTTTCTCATTCGctcatttcttaaaaaaaaagtgcaagATTCCAAGTCTAGAGAAGCACCGGAACCCGCCGGTGGATGGCCAATCATAGGCCACCTCCACCTTCTAGGAGGCGGAGACCAGCTTCTTTACCGAACACTTGGGGCAATGGCGGACAAGTACGGCCCAGCCTTCAACATCCGCCTCGGCAGCCGCCGAGCTTTTGTAGTGAGCAGCTGGGAAGTAGCAAAAGACTGTTTCACAGTCAACGACAGGGCACTCGCTTCTCGACCCACGACGGTGGCCGCCAAGCACATGGGCTACAACTATGCCGTGTTCGGCTTCGCGCCCTACAGCCCATTTTGGCGGGAGATGAGAAAAATCGCAACGCTCGAGCTCCTCTCGAATCGAAGGCTGGATATGCTCAGACATGTCAGGACGTCAGAACTCGACATGGGCATAAAAGAACTGTACAGTTTGTGGGTCCAAAACGGAGGTTTACGACCTGCCGTTGTCGAGCTCAATCACTGGTTGGAGGAGCTGACGCTTAACGTGGTGGTTAGGATGGTGGCGGGAAAGCGTTATTTTGGCGCGTCGGCGAAATGCGAAGATGGGGACGAGGCGAGAAGGTGTCAGAAGGCGATTGGACAGTTTTTTCATCTGATCGGGATTTTTGTGGTGGCAGATGCACTGCCGTTTCTTTGGTGGTTGGATTTGCAGGGGCACGAAAAGGCGATGAAGAAGACGGCGAAAGAGTTAGATGGAATACTCGGAGGGTGGCTGGAGGAGCACCGCCAGAGGAGAGGAGCTTCTCATGGTGAGGCGGAGGATGAAGGAGGTGATGAGGATTTCATTGATGTCATGTTGTCTCTTGAGGAGGAAGGGCAGCTTTCAAATTTTCAGTATAGTTCAGATACTAGCATCAAGTCTACCTGTCTG GCGCTTATACTTGGTGGGAGTGACACGACAGCAGGAACTCTTACATGGGCAATCTCATTACTCTTAAACAATCCCGATGCCATGAAAATGGCACAAGAAGAGCTAGACCTCCACGTCGGCACAGAAAGACAGGTTGAAGAATCCGACATCACAAACTTGGTATATCTCCAAGCCATAATCAAGGAAACTCTGCGTCTGTACCCGGCTGGGCCCCTTTTGGGACCGAGAGAAGCTCTGGAAGACTGTACCGTAGCAGGGTACCGCGTGCCAGCCGGCACCCGGCTAGTGGTCAATGTGTGGAAGATTCAAAGGGATCCAAGGGTTTGGGAGAACCCATCTGCTTTTGTTCCTGAGAGGTTCTTGGAAAGCCATAGCCATGTCGACGTCAGAGGGCAACAATTTAATCTGATGCCGTTTGGCTTTGGCAGACGGTCGTGCCCTGGTGTGTCGTTTGCCATGCAGGTTCTTCACCTAACGCTTGCCCGACTGCTGCACGGGTTTAAGATTGAAACGGCGTCGGGTCAGTCTGTTGATTTGACTGAGAGTCCTGGTTTAACCATTCCGAAAGCAACTCCGTTGGAAGTTCTCCTCAGCCCACGTCTACCTAGTGAACTCTATCTCTAG
- the LOC103445995 gene encoding uncharacterized protein isoform X1, translating into MTSLPSEATHLSSPSSGFARLAHASIISKKLCFGIFCTFPSVFTFLSHKSLLLSLSNLDFSQRLSLISQLSLSLLRYPTTGCRLSLPICKVICYLQGPPSFIGHCAFRFLGLLYTSLEANYVQDFIFAAEPYEWYIDLLRFGAVKHCGFGLGFERMVLFATGYGCMIGCWLM; encoded by the exons ATGACTTCCTTACCCTCCGAGGCCACGCATTTATCCTCTCCGTCTTCTGGATTTGCCCGCCTTGCCCACGCGTCGATCATCAGTAAAAAGTTATGCTTTGgcattttctgcacttttccTTCCGTATTCACTTTTCTCTCTCACAAAAGTCTGCTTCTATCGCTCTCAAATCTCGATTTCTCTCAGCGTCTCTCACTCATCTCTCAGCTGTCTCTCTCACTCTTGAGGTACCCTACCACTGGATGTCGTTTGTCGTTGCCGATCTGCAA GGTGATTTGTTACCTCCAAGGTCCACCGTCGTTTATTG GTCACTGTGCTTTTCGTTTTTTGGGGCTTCTGTATACAAGCTTGGAAGCCAATTATGTTCAAG ATTTTATCTTTGCTGCTGAGCCATATGAGTGGTACATTGACTTGCTGCGCTTCGGGGCTGTCAAAcattgtggttttggtttaggATTTGAACGGATGGTTCTGTTTGCTACTG GTTATGGATGCATGATTGGTTGCTGGTTGATGTGA
- the LOC103445995 gene encoding uncharacterized protein isoform X3: protein MLWHFLHFSFRIHFSLSQKSASIALKSRFLSASLTHLSAVSLTLEVPYHWMSFVVADLQGDLLPPRSTVVYWSLCFSFFGASVYKLGSQLCSRLWMHDWLLVDVISPHRIASRRSGCSRLCRCCTVLLAAHFYFV from the exons ATGCTTTGgcattttctgcacttttccTTCCGTATTCACTTTTCTCTCTCACAAAAGTCTGCTTCTATCGCTCTCAAATCTCGATTTCTCTCAGCGTCTCTCACTCATCTCTCAGCTGTCTCTCTCACTCTTGAGGTACCCTACCACTGGATGTCGTTTGTCGTTGCCGATCTGCAA GGTGATTTGTTACCTCCAAGGTCCACCGTCGTTTATTG GTCACTGTGCTTTTCGTTTTTTGGGGCTTCTGTATACAAGCTTGGAAGCCAATTATGTTCAAG GTTATGGATGCATGATTGGTTGCTGGTTGATGTGATTTCTCCCCATCGCATCGCGTCCAGAAGATCAG GTTGTTCTAGACTTTGTCGATGCTGCACAGTTCTCTTAGCAGCCCACTTCTATTTCGTATAG
- the LOC103426478 gene encoding uncharacterized protein isoform X3 translates to MYDNLDMIGFFPALSFFLPKECSIDFSSSNQGLVSGLRGGSKMGMVLRERGMAETEVMELGVGIPKIKGCCQWVLISAMSMIGMLQENTVYNLGSAFDSTLISNMNIGYNPALCNPEAKITLSQSELHRRWYYHFSADFDSTLQKGTGTLFGTELEVTMWWKIWVHNYKERKRGWVQSFSLSISFLSQFASLVVGVRLPPQERCSTMPGFRSSKSNLTLHQLHLKFPASLSPQILGQIIL, encoded by the exons ATGTACGACAACTTGGATATGATAGG CTTCTTTCCAGCCTTGAGCTTCTTCTTGCCAAAAGAGTGTTCGATTGATTTTTCCTCCTCAAATCAAGGGTTGGTGTCGGGATTGAGGGGTGGGTCCAAAATGGGTATGGTTCTGAGGGAAAGAGGGATGGCAGAGACAGAGGTCATGGAGTTGGGCGTGGGAATTCCAAAAATCAAGGGCTGCTGTCAGTGGGTGTTAATATCAGCAATGAGCATGATTGGGAT GTTGCAGGAAAATACGGTGTATAATCTTGGGAGTGCTTTCGATTCTACTCTCATCTCTAATATGAATATAGGTTACAACCCTGCCCTGTGTAATCCAGAAGCTAAAATCACACTCTCTCAATCTGAACTTCATCGTAGAT gGTACTACCATTTTTCTGCTGACTTTGATTCCACACTTCAGAAAG GTACTGGGACGTTGTTTGGAACAGAGTTGGAGGTGACGATGTGGTGGAAAA TTTGGGTGCACAATTacaaggagagaaagagagggtggGTGCAGtcattttctctttctatatCTTTCCTTTCCCAATTTGCGTCTCTGGTTGTTGGCGTTCGTCTTCCTCCTCAAG AACGTTGTTCTACCATGCCTGGGTTTCGAAGTTCCAAATCCAATTTAACGCTTCATCAACTCCACTTAAAGTTTCctgcatctctctctcctcaaatTCTTGGCCAAATAATTTTATAA
- the LOC103426478 gene encoding uncharacterized protein isoform X5 — protein MSFLPKERLQENTVYNLGSAFDSTLISNMNIGYYHFSADFDSTLQKGTGTLFGTELEVTMWWKIWVHNYKERKRGWVQSFSLSISFLSQFASLVVGVRLPPQGLIILGLNSKVRVWGNKGAGCARRVQDVRVGCRGFRGGRGWGAPVNCGAAQLFLYKMSFIPALIHLNPVISCLFLF, from the exons aTGAGCTTCCTGCCAAAAGAGAG GTTGCAGGAAAATACGGTGTATAATCTTGGGAGTGCTTTCGATTCTACTCTCATCTCTAATATGAATATAG gGTACTACCATTTTTCTGCTGACTTTGATTCCACACTTCAGAAAG GTACTGGGACGTTGTTTGGAACAGAGTTGGAGGTGACGATGTGGTGGAAAA TTTGGGTGCACAATTacaaggagagaaagagagggtggGTGCAGtcattttctctttctatatCTTTCCTTTCCCAATTTGCGTCTCTGGTTGTTGGCGTTCGTCTTCCTCCTCAAG gtTTGATTATATTGGGGTTGAATTCTAAAGTGAGGGTGTGGGGGAATAAGGGTGCAGGATGTGCGCGTAGGGTGCAGGATGTGCGCGTAGGGTGCAGGGGTTTCAGGGGTGGTAGGGGGTGGGGTGCGCCTGTGAATTGCGGAGCTGCTCAGCTCTTCCTCTATAAGATGAGTTTCATCCCTGCCTTAATTCACTTAAATCCTGTGATTTCATGCCTTTTTTTGTTCTGA
- the LOC139187474 gene encoding BEACH domain-containing protein C2-like, translating into MFIVESTEDPAYRAVYMLLSQLKDEVDGKIVVAGISTTWALESEHASTHLHEWIDLIFGYKQRGKEAIKKKNFFYITYEGTLDIHKISDPVQHRATRDQIAYFGQTASQLLTFPHLKRLPLTDVLHVQ; encoded by the exons ATGTTTATCGTGGAAAGCACAGAAGACCCTGCTTATCGGGCTGTATATATGCTACTATCACAGCTTAAG GACGAGGTTGATGGTAAGATTGTTGTGGCTGGTATTTCAACAACCTGGGCTCTTGAAAGTGAGCATGCATCTACGCATTTGCATGAATGGATTGATCTCATATTCGG GTATAAGCAGCGTGGCAAAGaagctataaaaaaaaaaaatttcttttacaTTACCTATGAAGGGACACTGGATATTCATAAGATCTCAGACCCA GTACAACATCGTGCAACACGGGACCAGATTGCATACTTTGGGCAAACGGCATCCCAACTGCTTACCTTCCCTCACTTGAAGAGGTTGCCATTAACAGATGTTCTTCATGTACAG TGA
- the LOC103445995 gene encoding uncharacterized protein isoform X4, with product MLWHFLHFSFRIHFSLSQKSASIALKSRFLSASLTHLSAVSLTLEVPYHWMSFVVADLQGDLLPPRSTVVYWSLCFSFFGASVYKLGSQLCSRLWMHDWLLVDVISPHRIASRRSGAHLTWLHWRSDGFAQVF from the exons ATGCTTTGgcattttctgcacttttccTTCCGTATTCACTTTTCTCTCTCACAAAAGTCTGCTTCTATCGCTCTCAAATCTCGATTTCTCTCAGCGTCTCTCACTCATCTCTCAGCTGTCTCTCTCACTCTTGAGGTACCCTACCACTGGATGTCGTTTGTCGTTGCCGATCTGCAA GGTGATTTGTTACCTCCAAGGTCCACCGTCGTTTATTG GTCACTGTGCTTTTCGTTTTTTGGGGCTTCTGTATACAAGCTTGGAAGCCAATTATGTTCAAG GTTATGGATGCATGATTGGTTGCTGGTTGATGTGATTTCTCCCCATCGCATCGCGTCCAGAAGATCAG GTGCTCACCTCACATGGCTTCATTGGAGAAGTGATGGTTTTGCTCAAGTGTTTTAG